GCCGTTTccgaaaagaaaaagaaagcgGATCCGTCTAAAAAAGTCGAGTCCAAACGAacggaaacgaaaaaaaaagataccgCGAGCGCCAACGAAACTAGCTCGTCGAATGTTGTTACCGTGCCAAATGCGGATAAGATCAGAGCGAACGTTCGTAAAGGTCTAAACGAACTGTTCGTCAATAAGATGAAAGATTCGCCGGATATTAAACTAACCGAAGAAGAAGTAATGAGCATTCAGTGTTCGATGTGCGTCCATCGACCGTAATTACTATCGAGTATCACTAATGCCGCTATTTTGTTTCGCGTTTTCTGTTTAGGTCAGTTCGCTGGTGTCGTCGGTGGAAGAAGAAATTTTCGTGTTGCATAACAAAGATACAGGAACGAAGTATAAAGCCAAGTACAGGTCGTTGTTGTTCAACATTAAGCAACCGCAGAACACGCTGTTTCGTCGGATTACGCTGGAAAAAAGTCTTTCGCCTTACGATTTGGTTCGTTTAACGCCCGAAGAAATGGCTTGCACCGAGTTGGCCGAGTGGAGGCAGCGAGAAGCCAAACACGAAATCGACATgattaaaaaaactgaactggAAAACCTTCAACTATCCAAGGTACATTCgtaatacctttacctatattataatacatatgtataactacgtacgagtatgtgtcGTGTACGCTGATACTTTACCGTTAATGTTGCGAATTTATTTGGACAGGTACTCGTTTTGAAAACGCATAAAGGCGAATTGGAAATCGAATCGGAACCGTTGCCACCTTGCAAACCGGATCTCATCGTGCCCGATTTACAATCGGAAGATATGCTAGAAGAGAAAGATAAACCGAATGCCAAGAAAACGCTACCGTATTATTTCGGCAAAGAGAAACGCGGCGGCGGTGCCGCTTCGGCTAAAGACGATGCGGCGGATAAGAAAAAGTCGTCGGACAAGAACGCATCCGCTTCGTCTACCAAAGACAAACATCGCAAACACCACGATCACAAAGATAAGCATAAGTCGAGCAAGAGTCGCCGTCGTAGCTCCGAACGCGAGAAACACGCCGGCGCGAGTAGCAAACGCGCTAAAAGCAGCCATAGACGCGGTGGCAGTAAAAGCCCGACTAAGGAGCGTCACCGCAGCGGTAGTCCTTCGACATCGGCTGCGCACACGACCGCCGATCGCGGCAGCCGCAGTACGGAAAAAGAGAAAGACGAACGCAGTCGTAGTCGCCACCGTCACGACAGTGGTAGCGCTGGCAGTCCGAGTCGGAGTAGAAGCAAAAGACCGCGTTCCGCGAGTTCCACTTCGAAAAGGAAGGAGGATAAAACGTGCGAACCAGCGTCAAATGACGTCGGTAGCGCTGAAAGTCGCGATCGCGATAATGCCGCCGAAAAAGTCGACAATTCGATCGAGATGGAAGCTACTGCCGGCGGCGTCACCGATGTCGCCGTTGTTAAGGCCGAAGAAGACGCGATTACGGCCGATTTGTTGAATCCGTTCAAGAGCGTAGACGTAGATTTATCCGATATGGAGCCTACGTCGACTGTAACCATTAAAACGCCGCCCTACACTCGTAGTCCTTCGGAAGCGGCAGCCTGCGTTTGGAAGGGCACGATCGTGATGCCGGATATAGTGCGTTGCAACGTGACGCTCAAGCAAGTATCGGGTAACTGCGAAAGCCTAGAAGACGACATGCATTCGGGCGAGGGAGGCGCCGTCGGACGAATCGACTGCGTCGGTCGTATCGAGCCGAACATAGTGTGGGATTACATCGGCAAGGTGAAAAAATCCGGCAACAAAGATATTCTGGTGTTGCGTTTCGAGTCGCTCGACACGGACGACCAAAATGCCTATCTCAGCTTCTACTCGTACTTGAATAAGAAAAATCGTATGGCGGTCGTAGGCAACATGGGCCCGTCCATTAAAGATTTTTACGTCATGCCGTTAGCTAGTCATAGTCCGATACCGCAAGTTTTACTACCTCTGGACGGGCCCGGTTTCGAAGATTCCCGACCTCATCTACTTCTAGCGGTAGTCGTGCGTAGTCGTCGTAGAAGATACCACGATCTTCTGCTCCACGGTAATCATCACCGCAGCCAGCATCAGAAACATCAAGTTCACGTGCAGTATGTTGGTTCGTCATCTTCGGTAAGTTCTCATCTATCTCGCTCGACAAACTCTACCACTCGTCAATCTAacctcattttcaatttcagcagAAGCAGCTCCAACAACAGGACAGTTTCACGCCACCGCATTCTCCGACTTCTGTGTTTGTTCAAACGGCACGAGTTCCCGTCACTACATCCGCAGCTGGTGAGTTTTCTCCGTTTTCAGTTAACCGtgttttttactcgtacgtGCGTACGTACTAAGGTGACGACGTTTCGTTCAATTTGCAGGAAACGAAGAAGATGAGCCTTACAGTCCGAAAGATGAAGATGATGACGACAACAACAATGACGAAGACGGCGAGGATAACAATAATAACGGCGGCGATGAAGGCGATAACGATAAAGACAACGAAGTCGTCCCAGACGAAAACGACGAATACGATAACGACCGCGACGACGCAGACGAACCGTATTCGCCGAGCGCTCTAGACGAGcaagaatcaaaattcaccatcgACGATTCTGACAATTGCTCGACGATTAAGGTCGACGAAGGTGTAAATTCTTCGAGTTTTGCAGTAAGtaacgccgcgccgcgccgtttTACTAATTTCGTTCCATTCGCGCTTATCTCGcgtattttacaaattttgtccTTTGTTTTGCGCAGAACGACGGCGACCGTCCCGAGTTATACAGTCCGTCGGAACACTTTTTCAACGATATCGAATCGAGCGAAGTCACGTTACCggatactttgaaaaatttactcaacagAGTGAAAAATCGCACCAGCGAGCCGTTGCCAGCTGCGGGCGATAGTGGTGGATCGAGCGGAGGCATTTTAGCAGTCGATCCTATAGTGAACGCGTACAAAAAAAGCGCCGCCAACGAATCGGAAGAAGAAGCGGACGATGCGACTTACGAAGAACCCGCTTATACTCCGCCACAAAGCGTAATCAAccttgacgacgacgacgacgacgacaacgacgacgagcAAGATAACGACGATGGTAACGGTGCTGTTGGAGACGGAACTGGCGACTCTGAACATTTCGATAACAACAATAACGATAGTACCGACGAGGATCGCGGTGTAGGCGAAAACGACGAAAGtttgagtgagaaaaaaatcgacgataGTAATAATTCGTCCAACAACGAAAACGAAGCGAAAACTAACCAACGAATCGAGCTTACGACGCTGACGCCGACGCCGACGCCGGTGGCGGTGGCGGAGTCACCCGAAGAAAGTAAAGCGAATCGCGACCCTCGTCGTAAAACGACCGCCGCCGTCGCCGCGGCCACCGTTATTTCGCAACCGCCGCCTCCGGGTATGGAGGACGAATTTGGTTCGCTGCCTGCGGTGCCGAAAAACGACGTCATTAACCCGATGATGATGGGTGCGGCCGGCATGACAGACGCCGGCTACGGTACGCAAATACCGTACGCGTACGCGACGCCGTTTGCCGCGATGATGTCGCAACCGCCGCCGGGGCAAATGTATTTGACTCCGGCTGCCATGTATCCGCAACCGTACATGGCGGCGACTGCGACACCGCCGCCTCCTGCGCAGATTTACGTGCCACCTCCGCCTCCTCCGTCAGCGATGCTTCGCACCGATCCTTCTATGATTCCATTACCAATCGACGCTCCCGACGGCAAGAGATCGACCGAAAAAAGGAAATCGGAATGCGAAAAAGACGACGATTCGAGCGACGATAAGAAATCCTCCAAGTCGTACAAGAAGCACAAGTCGTACTACACATCCGATTCTAAATCGAGCGAAGGCACCAGATCGTCGCCGAACAGGTAATAAGTAATAACGAAATACGTCGCGTCGTATTATTATACTGTTTACACTAATACCTACTCGTTTGTTGACTGTTAGCAGGCATCGCAGCTCGAGTTACGAATCTCACCGTCGCGGTTACCAAAGAGACGACGTCGAATCCGGCACCAGTAGTTCGTCTCGGTACGGACACAAGtacggcggcggcggcagcaGTAGCAGAAGTTACCGAGATCGAGGCGGATATTGGAAAAGCGGCAGCGATTATTCGTCGTCCAGTCATAAGAGATATTCTCGCAATGGCAGCAGCGACAGAGATCGTAGTAGTTCCAGCAAACGTAGCCGATGGGAAGGTTCCAAACACGATCACGAAGATCGAGAACACGATTCGAAAAAAGATAAAGACAAGTCCGCCGAACATTCGAAGAAATCTGATTCGTCTAGGCGTAGTCGAAGCTAAAAATGCCCACCTATATTCGTTCTTCGGTACTCCTTTTCCTGTCGTCTCACCCAACCTCgcgtgtttgttttttttttttacaaaaccgtgttttttctgagaaaaaaaaatgtttgtatatGATTTTTACGAATATGTGCCCGTGTTCGCCTGCTGcaatttgtatgtatgtatgtacattgtaaaTGCTATATTTACAGTACACGAATACCTCCTTGTTCCTCTGTATTGTAAccgatatttttgtaatttaatgaTCTCCGAATTTTATGtgtatgtatgtgtgtgtgtgtgtgtgtttcttcgatttattttattgttacTACTGCTACGTGTATAAATTATTGTTGTTGATGTTGTTATCGTTATCGTTATCGTGGTCATTATTGCTGTTGGACCATCTTTTCGCGGCggtacgtgtttttttttttgtttttttttgctaaggGATTATTTCTTTTACGCgctgtattttatttattcgggTGATAGCTATctttattatgtattatttttctgCGGAGAGTCGAATAATGAAATTGCCGACTGATTGATGGTGAATAACAGAAAACAACCCaacctttttctaaaatttgtcaCCTTTGATGcaaatatgtatatgtatgtaaaACGTACATCACATCGTGGGAAGAGCCGTTCTGCCTACAGGATGACTAAATTTTTGAACGTGGAAAAGTTACCGCTCGATTCTGATACGTTGGTATTTTCATTAAAGATGGTGTCACTGCGCTGTGCTTGTGCGATAAATACGTTGTAGTTTCGCTGCTACGGGCCCGCTGTTCATTGTTAATAAGGTATTTGCGTAGATTATTGATATTGCCGGATCCTTGAATCGTGTCTATGTATACttcaattgtttttattttacgattGTTAAAAGTGTcgaattttactcttttttttattattctagTCTGCGTAATAAATTATGCGCGTATGGGATGGGATGGCAGGTTTTACGTTCAACGTTTGTAAATTCTGTAAATAAATACGTACGCGGATATCGTCTAATCTAATGCGGCGCTCGTATGTGGCTGTAGCAGTGGCGTGTGAAATAGCAACCTAGTCGTGGCGACGGTGACGAGCGGTTTCCAGTTTCCTACCGCCAAATAGCACTCGtaaattgaacttttgtttCGTACGAACACTGACGATAACGATAACGAAAACAATGTAAAGTAGTCAGAGACAACCGCATTTTACTTTAGTACTCGTGTAATGCACGTACGtcattaagtacatacatattcgTATGTACGATTAATAATTGTACCTTCTACCCATCTAAGTCTATTTCTATTGTAAGAGGTGCCCCTCGGTTATACGCTTatacatacataagtacatacataggtatgcttggtacctaatacctataccacTGATGTACCGATGACTAAGTTTAGTGCGCTGTAAATAATGTGTATTTACTATTTACCATTGACCGCAATCAATGTACATACTATACCTGCGAGTATACCATACCTATTGTAGAATTTTTCGCAGATTTTTTTGTAGtgcctatttttttcttcgcgacACGCGATGGTTAAAACTTTTGTTTAGGTAAATATTTTGCAGATGTTTGTACTATGATTTGATGTTTCGTTatgtttcgttttattttcattttaataaaataagtaTGAAACCAATTAAAAATGTGTACCCGATTGCTTATCGTACGAGTGTATATAAATCGACATTTTACGCAGCTACATAATATGTACGTTACATACTCGTATCCCTGCCGAtctcatttcaaattcaaaaccttATTCCCGATGCTGTTATTATTTTGGAAGTCAAAAATACCCCGAAAAGAAATGCAAAAGCGTTAGTtcgtgtacatattttttggggCAAGAAAACTTCTTGTTACGAATCGAGTCAAATTTTGGACTGAGGAGGTGGTGGAGGGGTTCGAGACTGCGAATTCATCTCTAGCGTCAGATCTTCACCAGAACGCAGAGGTCGGTGAGGATGAAAATGACGTTCATTCTGCAATTTGGACTTGTGGTGTGTGAATGAGTCGCAATTTCTCCCTGAAGCCGCGATGCACGACTCAAaggacaccagattcggactcagcgacctcgaattagtcgaaaatgaccctttactcgatttttttggaaattaaaaatccaaaaaatgcaaaggggttataGTTTACTTAcgcattttttttggcaaaaaatttttcgttgccaatcgagctgaaaatttggttcgtGGGGGTTTTTAggacggggaattcattgccGGTGTCAGATTGTCGCCATGACGCTTCCTTCTTCtgaaaattagccattttttggactcaaaatgagCTAGAAAAaggttgtcaaattttgcatttttaatcacgatttctgactaattcgagcacgctgaatccaaaaatgacgtttgttttgcaatcggacTCGTATTCGGTGAAttagtcgcaatttctcactgaagcaaCGTCCCTCGACacaaatggacaccagattcggactcggcgacctcgaattagtcgaaaacgacattttactcgatttttttggaaatcaaaaaaatacaaagggGTATgttcatacttttttttgaggaaaaaaactttttgtcgccaatcgagctgaaaatctgTTTCgaggggttttttgggacggggaattcattgccGGTGTCTAATTGCCGATACGAAGCTTCCTTCTACTCGTAAATGGCACTTTCTTGGACTCaaaatgagctggaaaaaagttgtcagatttttcatttttgattgcgttttctgactaatttgaggtcgctgaatacgaaaatgacgtttgttttgcgatcgggctcgtattcggcgaaatattcGCAATTTCTTGCTAAAGAAAACAACTACGAAAAAtatggacaccagattcggactcggcttGCTGAAATTAGTCTAAAACGACCCTTTGCtcgattttttcggaaatcaaaaaaattcaaaaaatgcaaaggggttagttcgtgcatttttttgggcaaaaaaacttttcgtcgccaatcgagctgaaaatttggtttgtggggttttttgggacggggaattcattgccGGTGTCAGATGGTCGCCATGACACTTCCTTCTTCtgaaaattacccattttttggactcaaaaagagatagaaaaaagttgtcaaattttgcatttttaatcacgatttctgactaatttgagcacgctgaatccaaaaatgacgtttgttttgcgatcggacTCGTGTTCGGCGATttagtcgcaatttctcactgaagcagcgtcCCTCGACAAAActggacaccagattcggactcgacgacctcaaattagtctaAAACGACcctttgttcgatttttttgaaattcaaaaaaatacaaaaaatacaaaggggtatgttcatacatttttttgagaaaaaaacctttttgtcaccaataaagctgaaaatctggtgaggggggttttttgggtcAGGGAATTCATTGCCGGTGTCTAATTGCCGATACGAAGCTTCCTTCTACtcgaaaatggcacttttttggactcaaaatgagCTGGAAACAAGttgtcagatttttcatttttgatcgcgttttctgactaatttgaggtcgctgaatacgaaaatgacgtttgttttgcgatcgggctcgtattcggcgaaatattcGCAATTTATCGAGGATCGAGGAAGAAAACaactacgaaaaaaatggacatcACGACatcagattcggactcggcttGCTGGAATTAGTCTAAAACGACCctttgctcgatttttttgaaattcaaaaaaatccaaaaaatccaaaggggtacgttctacatttttttgagaaaaaaaactttttgtcgccaatcaaGCTAAAAATAGGGCTACGGAGGTTTTTTGGTACGGGGAATTCATTGCCGGTGTCAGATTGTCGCCACGACGCCTCCttctactgaaaatttgccaatttttaaactcaaaatgagattgaaaaaagttgtgaaattttgcatttttaatcacgttttctgactaattcaAGCACGCTggatccaaaaatgacgtttgttttgcaatcggactcgtattcggcgaattagtcgcaatttctcactgaagcaaCGTCCCTCGACacaaatggacaccagattcggacttggcgacctcgaattagtcgaaaacgacatttcactcgatttttttgtatatcaaaaaaattcaaaaaatacaaaggggttatttcatgagttttttttggaaaaaaacctttttgtcgccaatcgagctaaaaatctggttcgaggggttttttgggacggggCCTTCATTTCCGGCGTTCAATCGTCCGGGCGAAGCTCCCTTCTACtcgaaaatggcactttttttaaactcaaaatgagctggaaaaaaattgtcaattttcacaCTTTAAAccacgttttctgactaatttgaggtcgttGAACCCGAAAATGACGTTTGTGTTTCAATCCAGTCCCGAATGGGtgagaaaacgtcattaaaagtacgaatttaggcgtttttttgacatcatttgTGAAACTCAAAGAAGTTCCACTTTCTAGCAGAAGGAAGCTGCGTATTGGCGATTGGACGCCGGATTTGAATTTCCCGTCCCaataaaccccccccccctccctagCCAAAAACTGGAGTCGCTGACGCGCATATTTCGatgagtcaatttttgagtaaaaaagctgCATTTTGAGCCAAAAAGTGACCCATCGAAATATGCGCGTCAGCGACTCCAGTTTTTGGctagggaggggggggggtttattGGGACGGGAAATTCAAATCCAGCGTCCAATCGCCGATACGCAGCTTCCTTCTACTCGAAAAGGGCacttttttgagttgaaaaaaaagtcaacaaaaccatcgaattttgcgtttttaaattacgttttctgactaatccgagcacgctgaattcaaaaatgacgtttgtttggcgatcggactcgtattcggcaaaatagtcgcaatttctctgCACTGAAGCAGCGTCCCACGACACAAATGGGCAACACATTCGTACTCGATTATCTCGAATCATTCGAAAATCACCTCTTTTCGTCGCGAATCGAGTCGAAATTAGGGCTTATATGGTTTTTGTTTTGGGACGCGAATTCATTTGCGGTGCCAGTTTTTCATCAGAGGCCAGAGCGTGGTTTTTGCCAAGAAATTGCACATTTCAGGTCCGGAAATTGGccctcaaaaaatgatcaaatgctcgcgtttttgaaatttcgttaaaCCACGAGTTCGTAACTTTCGAGATGAATTCACTCGTTATAGTCAAATTGATCCGTTGCTTGATGGCCGTTTGAAATAGTTGCTGTAAAGGATCTGTACGGGTAGCTACCAGTAGCCCTATAatatgtaatgtaggtactagCGGTAGAGCAGAATCGCCAGCTGTACTCGTAGAGGTGCTGCTGCCAGAGTCCGGGCCATCGGAAATTATTACTCGGATAACGGGTATGATGGTTgcagtaggtagtaggtataggtacctcgTAAATTGGCATCATCGTACGAGTAAGTACGAGCGCGAGCTGTTAGCGTGCAAGTGTAATAATAGGGTACTCGAATGCGCAGGCAGGGCAGGGCAAGACAGGGCAGGATCTGCGAATACTCGCAAGCTAATCGTCTAATCGAGTACACGCGGTTTTTAATCAGAGTTTATTGGATTGAAAGGAGCAGATTTAATGGGGTGCGACGATTGGATGCTCGATTGACTTTGATGCGAGAGAAATGCCGCGCTATTTGCGTATCAGTGAATACGAGTAGATGAATAGGTATGTACGCGTATGGATAGACACACTCGTATCTGCGGACTCGATTTCGCAGCCTCAACTCGCAGTGCAGTGCAGTGCAGTGCTGATTAGTGGACTGGTTTCTATCTGGTAATTCGGTTGGtacagccgcagccgcagccgtGTCCCTCCATCACCGCAGCAATTATGCAGATGCAGATGCAGGTAAACTTACCCATCTGTAGACTACCTAAGCCATATACCTACCTCTAGGCCTACTGCGATTTCGAGCATAAAACGAGCTTCGACTTTTGATCAGTTTGGTTGTTTTGTTTTCGGTTTTGCCATTCAGATCGGcgagtttatttcatttttcaccgTCGTCACGTTATGTTTGATTATTTGCGCACATTCCGCCGcaagtacgtacctatctacctacctacctacctacctattatttattCACGACTCGCTTCATTAGGATTAATAGTTACCATATGGcgctttaaaattttactacgcaaattggaaaaattctagtCATTATCGCTACGCGAATTGAATCGAAATTTCGCAACTAGGGCTTTCACATTATACCAAAACGTCTCTGTGGAATTGGCCCTTTTCTCAGAAGTGTTcttattttcaacgattttttggGGACGCCAAATATGATGCCTTCGTATTTTTGTGGTCACAATTATAAGAAATGGACATCGGATTCTTCTAGAATTCTTTGACAACTTGTTCGAATTATTTATACTCTTATGTAACTCAAAACACAGAAGCAGTCCgcatttgaaaacaatttggaCGATTTTGATTGGCAGTGTTTCTGCACGTTGAACATGTACTTTTGAATTTGTTTAAATTGCTACCTAATCTACTTAAATCGCATAATTACCTATCGTACATTATGAAAGCGATGAATGATATTTCAAccagtccttttttttttttgccatgttgcaattttcagcaaaaggcGTTGGATCGTGTCCGATCAAACAATCGGTGAAGAACTGTCTACCGAAATGTATAAGCGATTACGAATGTTACGGAAATAAACGTTGCTGTCCGAATATTTGTAATTCGAAATCTTGCGCCGATGTAAATCCTGGTCATTGGGGAAACGACGATCGCCAATCAGGTAAATCGAAATCGACCCCGATGCAGCGACTGAGCGACAACGGGAGGAATGAGGAATAACCTTATTGTTCTGTTGCAGACGAAGTCATCATTTGCGGCAATGTGAGGTGTCAGCCTAGGCAAACGTGCAAATCTGAAGGTCCGATGAAACGTCCAAAATGTTCGTGGTAGACGTAGACGTAGACGTAGACGATCAACCGGCACGGCCAGACGAATTTGTATCGTTAATCAACCAGAGGTCTCAATTTGCTCACACACGAAGAGTAGGCTATTTTCGATTATGCTCGAGAGTTTTATTAATTCGTGCCACGGCTTTACACGTACATATCACTGATTCGCACTCACATAGGTTTATTGTAATACTCGTAACTCTACCATTAAATAGGTGCCTATTATAGCCTACCGACTCGTAGCtattaagtaataaaaatattatttctgttggttggatatg
This region of Planococcus citri chromosome 5, ihPlaCitr1.1, whole genome shotgun sequence genomic DNA includes:
- the LOC135848977 gene encoding waprin-Thr1 gives rise to the protein MQMQMQIGEFISFFTVVTLCLIICAHSAATKGVGSCPIKQSVKNCLPKCISDYECYGNKRCCPNICNSKSCADVNPGHWGNDDRQSDEVIICGNVRCQPRQTCKSEGPMKRPKCSW